AGGAAATAATTGCTTCCAGGCGGTTTGCATTTCTTGCCAACCATCGGTATTGACCGTTTGGGGTTGATAATCCAGTCTCAGGTTCAACGCTTCATCACGAAAGGAGCGATACCCCTCGGTTAAGTCCTCCGTACTGGCAGTTTGAACAATATCAACCCCCAGAATGCATTCCCTTGCCACCGTCGTAGGCAAGTAGACTCGTGCCCCCAAAAGCCAACTGTGCTTCTCATCCGCCACTAAGTCAACTGGCATCTGCTCTGGAACTTTCACGGTTGTTCCCACCAGTGAAAACTTTCCCAGGCTTTGCTCTGCCCGATACCAGTACATTGCATCCCGCCCAAAAACATACGCCAAGGCTTCGTAGGGAACTCCATATCGTCTCAGATATAGCGCCTTCTCTACCGCGTCGGTCTGACCAATCATATACGGCATCATAAAGTCTGGACGTAGTTGATACACCTCTCTATTGCTGAGCAATTGAACGCGTCGCAACTTCAGGTTTTGCTTTCGAGAATAGCTCATTCCATAGAAACGATACCCATCTTGAATCTGCGGTGGAAACAGTTCCCGATGAAGTTGGATCGTTTCATCCAGATACTCCTGAAACTGAGCGCGATCCTCCACAATCTCTCCATAGGCAGCAACTGATGCAATGGGAATACAAATTGTTTTTTGTCCTCGAAGAGATCGTTCCATCGTCTCTCTCCCTGATTCTGCGTTATGCCTTCCTCTCTAGGGTATCAACCCATAAGGAAATCAACACAATCCATTAGAACCAGATTCATCTCTCCACACTGGCTAACCAGATCAAATAATTCTTGGAGAATTTCAATCCTGAAATTTTCCTCCAACCCCTTGACAACTCATCATGACTGCAAAAATTTCCTCGAGTACTACTGATGGTGTTGTAGTACCTATAGTTCAACGCTACTAATAGCATTTCTCAAATTTATTGCAATACTACCTTGTTCAGAGCGACTCGATAAATACTTGTTGATCGCATCGCGACTCTGTTTTCGCAGCGGCAATAATCGCGGCTCGTTTGTCTTGGTATCTGCCACTAGATTTGGTCATCTCCTTCATCTTCACCGATTGCCCTTAAGTAAGCCTGGGCAGCGGCAGCTTTTAACGATCCCTGCGTATAGCGCCTGTAGACCTTATCCGTCTTAATTCCCATCAACTCCTTTCCGTAGAGAGGATCGACACCCGCTCGTGTAATCGTGTTGCCAAAAGAATGCCGAAAATGGTGCGGTTTTAGCTCCTCCACCGTCGCGCTCGCCGCCACTTTCTTCACCATTTTGTAGAGTCCGTTGTATCCCAATCGCTCTCCGCAATGCTTGGGGTCTTGGCGCACAAACATAGGGCGATCGCTCATGGGAGTAAATATTCCCTCAACAGAGCGCCGCCATTCCAAATAAGCTTCTAGGTGCTGTCTTGCCTCTCGGCTCAAAGGGACTTCGCTGACGTTCTGCCCCTTGGAACGATGTACGAGCAATCTCTTGCCATTCCAGTGCTTGACATCCAAGGCTGATAATTCAGAAGCCCTTAACCCGTGAGAGAGAATCGCCACGATCGCCCGATCGCGAATGCAGGTCGGTCGCTCGCCCTCTAGGAAGTGCCAAATCTCAGCCATGTCATCCTTGTCAACGTCCAGGGCTTGTGGCTCTTCAACCCGTTCTTTGCCAATCGCATCAGTCGGGAGAGGTTGGTTGACTGGGAAACCGTTACTGCGCCGCAGCCATTGGTAAAACGAGCGCAAAGTGTCGAGCGCGTGGTTGATCGAGGTAGGCTTTAGCCCCTGTTGCTTCAGTTGGATGCGATACTTACCAAGATCGCTAGCGGTTACATCCAGCCAAGACTTGTTGCACCAGCGGGCAAATTTTTTCAGTTGCTGTCGATAAGAGCGCTGCGTATTCTGTGCCTTCCCCGTCTGCCGCAAAAACTCTTCAATTTGCCAATGGCGCAAGTCCGCCAGAGTGTCTTTCTGCTCCGATCTCAGTTGCTCCTGCTGTCGTCCGCCGTCAAGGGGAAGGATAACGATGGGCAGAATCGAGTCGTCAGAGGAAAGCTGGCTCATAGTAGGTAAAGATAACTTCACTTATCTTTCTTTCATTATTCTCAGAATATTAGCATCACTGTTCCCAAAGATGCCGTTTTTTGCAGATAATGAAATGAAGCAATCCTTCCCTTCGCTTTTGGAGAGTAGTGGCTAGAGATGCCTTTCACGCTATTGTTAGAGTGGCCCTTGAGAGACAAGGATGGAGTATCACTCACGATCCCTACTCCCTACGAGTTGGTGGGGTAGAAATGTTTGTTGACCTGGGGGCAGAAAGACTGCTTGCCGCCGAAAGAGAGGGCAGAAAGATTGCCGTTGAAGTTAAAAGTTTCCTTGCTCCCTCTAGAATTTCTGAATTCTATGTAGCTTTGGGGCAATTTCTCACCTATCGCTTAGGCTTACAGCAACAGGAGCCAGAGCGTATTTTGTACTTGGCAATTCCTTTGGAAGTTTACGAAACCTTTTTTTCACTTGAGTTGGTAGAAGCTGCAATTGGGCAATATCAAGTCAATTTGATTGTTTATAGTCCAGAGACTGAGGAGATTCAAACATGGCAGTAGAGCAGTACCGCACCTATATTCAACAGCTTCTTGGGCAACACGCTCGGCATCAAGCAGCTAGCGGTGAAGTTGAAGCGCAAACAATTTTTGATCCACAGAACGATCGTTACCTTCTAGCTCATGTTGGCTGGCATGGCAGTCATCGCATTTATGGATGCGTTTTACACCTTGAGATTAAAGATGGAAAAATTTGGATACAGCAGGATGGTACAGAAGTGGGCATTGCCAACGAACTCATCGAACTTGGCGTTCCCAAAGAAGATCTCGTGCTGGGGTTTCAATCACCATTCATGCGAAAGTTCACGGAATTTGCCGTTAGTTAAAAGCAGTGCTGACATCTATATATATGGAGCGACCGTTAAATCAAAAATGCTGGGCATGTAGCTTACTCACACCAGCAGAAGCTCGAAAACTTCACGATGCTGCTTGTAGTGGCGATGGCTGTTGGGCTGGAGATTCTTGCCACAGTAAGCGCTCGTATTACCGTAAGGGCAGGCAGCGAGTGGCTGGGCGCCGAGCTGCAATTGACGAAGTAGTAGTATCCGTTCCAGAAATTCCATACGTGGTGCTGCATACTTACCTGGACAAACCCCGTCAGCCGAATGATGAAGTCGTCATTCATGCTATTTGTGCCGAACTCTGGCTGGGGAATGCTCCCAAAGCAATGACTCGACCGGAACATACTTTTGGATATCCTCCTCGTTTAGTCAAAGAGTATGCGTTTCAGTTGCTGGAGGCGCTTTATTTAAAATACGGTCATGGGAGGCGAACGGGATTTGAACGCTTTGCCCGTGAGCAGCAGCACTCAATTGCTCAATGCCCCGTGCGTCCCTGCTCCTACCATGCCGCTCACCTTAACCCTTACCAATTCTCCCCCAGCAGATGATGGCAATCGAGCAACTGAATCTTCTTTGGTCTCAACTACAAGCTGCCAGGCTCACCCCTGAAACTCTCGATTTAACAGCATTATTGGATCGGGTTGACACATGCGTCGCCCAACTGCCAGAGTCAATACAATTGCAAGTC
Above is a window of Chroococcidiopsis sp. SAG 2025 DNA encoding:
- a CDS encoding tyrosine-type recombinase/integrase, with product MKLSLPTMSQLSSDDSILPIVILPLDGGRQQEQLRSEQKDTLADLRHWQIEEFLRQTGKAQNTQRSYRQQLKKFARWCNKSWLDVTASDLGKYRIQLKQQGLKPTSINHALDTLRSFYQWLRRSNGFPVNQPLPTDAIGKERVEEPQALDVDKDDMAEIWHFLEGERPTCIRDRAIVAILSHGLRASELSALDVKHWNGKRLLVHRSKGQNVSEVPLSREARQHLEAYLEWRRSVEGIFTPMSDRPMFVRQDPKHCGERLGYNGLYKMVKKVAASATVEELKPHHFRHSFGNTITRAGVDPLYGKELMGIKTDKVYRRYTQGSLKAAAAQAYLRAIGEDEGDDQI
- a CDS encoding element excision factor XisH family protein, which encodes MARDAFHAIVRVALERQGWSITHDPYSLRVGGVEMFVDLGAERLLAAEREGRKIAVEVKSFLAPSRISEFYVALGQFLTYRLGLQQQEPERILYLAIPLEVYETFFSLELVEAAIGQYQVNLIVYSPETEEIQTWQ
- a CDS encoding XisI protein; its protein translation is MAVEQYRTYIQQLLGQHARHQAASGEVEAQTIFDPQNDRYLLAHVGWHGSHRIYGCVLHLEIKDGKIWIQQDGTEVGIANELIELGVPKEDLVLGFQSPFMRKFTEFAVS